The genomic region ATCAAAATGCCATCATGAGAACCCTCAAAGGTCATGACTGGCCCCAAGTCTGCCTTGTCTTCGTTTAGAAAGGCCACAAAGGACTGCAGGCCGTGATCATAGTGGTAACTTTCCTGGCGGACTGGGTCAACCCGCTCGTCAGTCAGGATAAAGTTAACGCCACTCATCAAAAAGGCGGCTTCGCGCAGGCGCTCGGCCAGGGTGTCGTACTTAAAAATAGTCGTGGTAAAGACCTTGGGATCCGGCTTAAAGGTTAAGGTTGTCCCTGTTTTGGCTGAAGTCGTACCCAGGTCATCCAAGGTACCGACTGGCTGGCCACCGTTTTTAAAGGTTTCCTGCCAGCGGTGCCCGTCGCGGACAATTTCGACCTGGAGAAATTCCGACAGGGCGTTAACCACTGAGGATCCAACCCCGTGCAGGCCGCCAGAAGTGGCATAGCCACCCTGACCAAACTTACCGCCGGCATGCAGGACCGTCAAAATTACTTCCGGCGTGGGCTTACCAGAAGCGTGCATGCTAACTGGCATGCCCCGGCCAAAGTCTTGAACGGTCACCGAGTTATCAGCGTGAATGGTTACCCGAATCTCATCGCCGTAGCCACCCAGGGCCTCGTCAACGGCGTTGTCCACAATTTCATAGACCAGGTGGTGCAAACCACGGCCATCGGTAGAACCGATGTACATACCAGGCCGCTTCCGGACGGCCTCCAAGCCCTCTAAGATTTTAATTGAATCTGCATCGTAATGATTTTTCTCAGCCACAGTTGTTTCCTTTAGTACTTGTACTCAGCAGCCAGTATCAGGCGGCCACGGCTTAGTTACCGCTTGGCCAAAATGCTGGCAATCTACTTAATAATAGTGGATAAGGTTCTTTCTGACAATAGTAAAATTCTAATTACCACCCGGCCCCTTGATTAAGTGTGGTAGAATAGTTCCTGTTTTTGCGAGGTGCATAATGTTTAAGATAATTATCATGCTTGTCCTCTCCTACCTACTGGGATCGCTGGTACCCGGTTACTGGATTGGCAAGTATATTTACCACACAGATATTCGAACTGAAGGGTCCGGTAACATCGGTACAACCAATGCCTTCCGGATTCTAGGACCGGTGCCGGGCGTTATCGTTTTAACCTTAGACCTGTTAAAGGGAACCCTGGCCGGCCTACTCCCCTACTTCTTCCACAGCAACGTTAACCCAATGCTGATTGGTCTAGGCGCCATTCTCGGCCACACCTTCTCGATTTGGATTGGCTTTAAGGGTGGTAAGGCCGTAGCCACTTCCGCCGGGGTGCTGCTGGCCTATAACCCACCATTCTTCTTTATGGTAGCCGGGGTCTTTGTCCTAATGATGGCCCTCTTCTCCATGGTTTCGGTGGCTTCCCTGGTTGGCTTCTCCTTTGCCACGGTGATGTCAATCTTCTACTACCACGACCCAATCTTATCGGTCGTAGCGGTGGTCTTGACCATCTTTGTTTTCTACCGGCACCGCAACAATTTCAAGCGGATCTTTACCGGCACTGAAAGCCTGATTCCCTTTGGACTTTACTACTATTACAAACACAAAAAAGACGCCTAAGGGCGTCTTTTTTTAGCGTTCTTTACTATCAAAAATAATGGTAACTGGGCCGTCATTAACTAGTTCAACCTGCATGTCGGCGCCAAAGACCCCGGGCACGACCGTTAAGCCATACTCTTCTAACTGCTGATTAAAGGCCTGGTACAGTTCGTCACCCTTTCGGGCTGGCGCCGCCCCCATGAAATTGGGCCGGTTGCCCTTGCGGGTATCCGCAAAGAGGGTAAACTGCGAAATCGACAGAATCGAACCACCAATCTGGTCGATGCTTAAATTCATCTTGCCCTGGTCATCGGTAAAGACCCGGAGTTTAGCAATCTTACGGGCCAGATATTCCAGGTCCTCTTCTTCGTCATCTGGTGCAACCCCGACTAAGAGCAGGAAGCCGGGACCAATCTTTCCCACAACTTTTTGGTCAATGGCAACGGACGCCGATGAAACTCGCTGTAAGACAATCTTCATGGCCGCACCCGCCAATCAACTAGCTTTTTAGTAGAAATCATAATCCGTGAAAAGGCGTGGGGAATTAGGCGTCGCATGAACAGGGTCGCGTGAACCGTAATCAGCAGGGCATCGACGATATCAGCTTTAACAATGTAAAAGCCCAAAAACATCAGCGAAGTTGGTGGCAGCAGGGTCAAAACGAACCAAATCCAAGCCCGTTCAAAAGGCCAGTAGTGCAGCTGCCGCCGCAGCTCTTTAGCTTCCAGGGTCACAGGTTGTAAATATTGGCGTTGGTAGTGCTCCCGCTGGCGACCAACCAGCCAGGCAATAATTGGTAGGCCAGCCGTCAAAAAGAGCACCAGCCACCAGGCCCAGGGGTTTCTTAAAATCACATGGGGCACGGTCATCACGTACTTTAGCAGCCACCAGGGGGTCACTAAGACCCCGCTAATAATCAGCAGCCACAGCAGCCAACGGTGGGCCTTGGATTCTGGCACAATCTGTGGGGTAAAGAAGGTCTGTTTGAGTTGCTTGTCAACAATCAAAGTTCCCTTCACACCATCTTGTCTCACGCGTCCGATGGCCATTAAATAATCTTTCAAAGCCTCTTCCTCTCTGTTAATGGTCTGGTAAATTCAAGTCATCCTAGTGGAAGGCCCGCTTAACCTCGGACACATCAGGGATATTATTCAAGGTCGCCATCACCGTGTCTAACTGTTCGACGTTACGCACACCAATGGAAAGTGAAACCTGAACCATGCCGCCCTTAGTCAAATGACCGTTAACGGCGTTGACATAACGGGTCCGGCTGTTGACTGTCCGTAGAATGTCGTTAACAATCCCGTTACTATTTTCAGCATGGATGGTTAAATCAGCGGTATAGTCAGGCTTTTGGCCCTCATTATCTTCCCACTGGACGTCAACTAAGCGCTGACCTTGTTCGCGGGCAGCGCGAATGTTAGGACATTCACGCCGGTGGACTGAAACACCCCGTCCCTTGGTGATATAACCTTCAACGGGATCACCAGGAACCGGCGTACAGCAGCGACCTAAACGAACCAGCAGGTTATCGACGCCAGCAATCACGATGTCGTTAGCATGGGTCTTATTGCGCCGGTAAAAGGCTGCCCGGGCTGTGCCGGCCTGCTTAATCTCATGGCCTTCTTCAAGCATCTCACGCTGGAGTTCCTTGGCCGCCTCTTCTTCACGGGCCTGACGGGCTTCTTCAGTGAGCTTGTTAACTAAGCCAGCTGGGGTCGCATCCCCGAAACCAACCGCGGCCAGCATGTCGTCCACGCTGTGGAAATGCTGCTTTTCAGCCAAATCTTCTAATTTTTGTGGGGTCAAAAATTCGGTTGGTGAGAAACGCTTTTCCTGCAGTTCCTGTGCCAAGAGATCACGACCAATTTCGATGTTGTGGTCCCGGTCTAACTGCTTTAAGTGCTGTTTAATCTTGTTACGGGCCCGCCGGGTTGAAACCATTTCCAGCCAGTCTCGGCTAGGGTTGGCGTTACTACCAGTGATGATTTCAACGATATCCCCGGTCTTTAAGGGGTGGTCGAGGGTCACAATCCGGCCGTTAACCTTGGCCCCGGTCGTCTGTAGTCCAACCTTAGAGTGAATTGAAAAGGCCATATCCAGTGGACTGGCTCCCTTAGGGAGTTCAAAAACATCCCCCCGCGGTGAAAAGACATAGACCCGGTCACTGAAGAGATCCCCTTGGACGCCAGCCATGAACTCTTCGGCATTCTTAGAGCTTTCCTGAAGCTCCAAAATACCCTGAATCACATTGAGGGCCTGTTGGTCCTTGTTGTCGACCTTGGCCTCGTGCTCAGAGCCCTTATTTTCCTTGTAAGCCCAGTGA from Leuconostocaceae bacterium ESL0723 harbors:
- a CDS encoding bifunctional (p)ppGpp synthetase/guanosine-3',5'-bis(diphosphate) 3'-pyrophosphohydrolase — protein: MTKYKEYTAQEVLDMVGQYMSPEDTKKVESAYRWADELHKEQKRHSGQPYIIHPIQVAGILAELRMDTDTVVSGYLHDVVEDTPATIEDVRDRYGDTIANIIDGVTKISKIKYQSSQEQLAENHRKLLLAMSKDIRVIIVKLADRLHNMRTLDALRPDKQKRIARETLDIYAPLADRLGISTIKWELEDLSLSYINPEAYHKIASMMDMKRGERLQYVETAVEEIQDAIDALGLKNVSVYGRPKHIYSIYRKLVDKHKEFDEIYDLLAVRILTDSIPDTYAVLGTIHSKWTPIPGRFKDYIALPKANGYQSLHTTVIGPGGRPLEVQIRTHHMHEVAEYGVAAHWAYKENKGSEHEAKVDNKDQQALNVIQGILELQESSKNAEEFMAGVQGDLFSDRVYVFSPRGDVFELPKGASPLDMAFSIHSKVGLQTTGAKVNGRIVTLDHPLKTGDIVEIITGSNANPSRDWLEMVSTRRARNKIKQHLKQLDRDHNIEIGRDLLAQELQEKRFSPTEFLTPQKLEDLAEKQHFHSVDDMLAAVGFGDATPAGLVNKLTEEARQAREEEAAKELQREMLEEGHEIKQAGTARAAFYRRNKTHANDIVIAGVDNLLVRLGRCCTPVPGDPVEGYITKGRGVSVHRRECPNIRAAREQGQRLVDVQWEDNEGQKPDYTADLTIHAENSNGIVNDILRTVNSRTRYVNAVNGHLTKGGMVQVSLSIGVRNVEQLDTVMATLNNIPDVSEVKRAFH
- the dtd gene encoding D-aminoacyl-tRNA deacylase; amino-acid sequence: MKIVLQRVSSASVAIDQKVVGKIGPGFLLLVGVAPDDEEEDLEYLARKIAKLRVFTDDQGKMNLSIDQIGGSILSISQFTLFADTRKGNRPNFMGAAPARKGDELYQAFNQQLEEYGLTVVPGVFGADMQVELVNDGPVTIIFDSKER
- the plsY gene encoding glycerol-3-phosphate 1-O-acyltransferase PlsY, encoding MFKIIIMLVLSYLLGSLVPGYWIGKYIYHTDIRTEGSGNIGTTNAFRILGPVPGVIVLTLDLLKGTLAGLLPYFFHSNVNPMLIGLGAILGHTFSIWIGFKGGKAVATSAGVLLAYNPPFFFMVAGVFVLMMALFSMVSVASLVGFSFATVMSIFYYHDPILSVVAVVLTIFVFYRHRNNFKRIFTGTESLIPFGLYYYYKHKKDA